gagatatcgattaaTTGACAACCGATATTTCGAttgtcttataaaaaatagatcgAGTATGCGCATTACTTTttgtattgtatataataacccgggaataattttttatttacaaatggCGCCGATATTCACGATCTTATcttcgattattattattattaaaattatttcttatctctactatttaattatttaattaaattattatttaaagcaaaaagttatgataaaaacagatgatattgataaaacggctaaaaaattaactaaagaAGTTCAATGTatgagtaattataaaaatttatacaatgaAATTCAGGTAATTTACGAAACATACTGagttaaatgattaatttgtcaattaatttaattttaataacagaGAATTGTTGCTTCGTCAGCAGTCAGAaaggataattttaaaactacacTACTTGaggcattaaaaaataatggtgTTGAAACAGAGATAAGAAATACTGTATTTCATTTGACACGAGCTCAggtattcaatataaattattgcttaattatttatcttttaaattattaatcaattttatgctttaataataatgatactgaATTTGGCCGACgtctaatcattttttgatttttttcagaacgataaattataaataaaaaatattttaagaaattgcacctacagtttttttattttctacatgtgcatattcttagttttatttttttaattgatttaaaaaaaaaccgtaatttgttaatttcctgttaacttcagtaattaatgataacaaaattttctaatatttataCGCGTTATCACGgtgcgaataaaaaaaaaaaacaaataatccaaaaaagaaataaacggACAGTcatatagtttaattattggaCTAAGTTTTCActctattttccatttccaCTTGAATTGACTTTTTGAATGCGTTTAGAGACTCACCAAAAAAATGTGCTAATTTTGAgttgtcattaattaatttaaaaatgctacTTCTCAGACTGTTTTGTATGGAATTTCTAAGAATCTATTTTCCTTTAGGTTCTTATTCGGGAGATTTAAATTGATACCTGacaaaatttctgaaaaatcgATCAAATTATTATGACTAACACTAGATTTCTGATTGCAGGGCCCACTACAATCGACgactgaaataaaatcatcaaatgtagatttaaattatttaaaaaaagcgcAAATACAATGGGAGAGACGAATACACAAATCGTTAAATTCAATGTGCAATGAACTGAATGTACCTTTGGCAAGAATACGTCCTAGTGCTGATAGAGAGGAGCTATCTGACAAGTGGAATGAATTGAGTACTTATGATGTTGGTGTgttaacatattatttatttatttagttatttataatattaattcaaattattcgataGATTTGTCATCATATCGCCCGCTGTATGCTCCAAAAGACTTCCTGGAAGTACTTTTCAGTGTTCATGATCCAACGGTAAAGAAACAAACCAATGAACCGAAATGGGAATTCAGTCACATTCAGATTCGTGTGAAAACTTTAGAACAATtggtaataattaatcatcGGTTTATTAATTGCTAATTGATTATTAAGGATTAAATAATGCGGTAATTTTCTAGAGAGCAGCGTACGCAGAATTATCTCAAGGAGTTGCTTTGCTAGGTGTCAATAATGATATGCCAGCagtaggaaattttataaatctcgAAGCAGAACGTACTGATTTCGGTGAAAAAGTTATCAGTAGTAATCATGCGCCCATAGCACAAGAATTTTTGAAACGCGGAGCACCTAGAGCTCTTCGCGGTCGTCTTTGGTCTCTGGTGCTGGGATCAGTTGTCAAAGATACCGTACGTTtgtcaacaaataaatttgagtcATAACTAATAATCATTACTAacatcattaataaataaattgtaggaCCGGAAGTACTATGAAGAATTGAAAGAACTAGTTTTACAGTACGACATTATGGttgacaaattaataataaaagacgtACAACTAACAGCAAGTAACGACGATCAGTACTTTGTCTTTGAAGATGTCCTTTACAAAACAATGTTGTGTTTTTCCCGAGACTCAGAGGTCCTGGCGCCAGTGACGAATGACAGAAGTGCAGGTGGGCAAGTTATTCACGCAATTCTCCAAGGGAAACCAGCAGCTCTAGAAAACACTCTGGTCTTTCCTCCAAGTGGCGTAATTCCTTTTCATGGGTTCACTATGTACGCAACACCATTTTGCTACCTGTACGATGACCCTTGCGCAATGTACTACACTTTTCGTGCATTCTACCTGCGATACTGGCTAAGACTTCACACCGTCTCCAGTCATGAGCAGGGAATAGTCGCTCTGTCTTTATTGTTTGAGAGATTACTTCAGTGCCATGAACCCCAGCTATGGGCCCATTTTAGAAACATGAAAATACAACCGtacgtattttttatttaaacctgccagttaatttatcaagtaattaaCTCCTACccaataaatgaatttattacagAGTAAAAATTGTCTTTAAATGGTTAATGAGAGGCTTCAGTGGACATTTACCAC
Above is a window of Microplitis demolitor isolate Queensland-Clemson2020A chromosome 1, iyMicDemo2.1a, whole genome shotgun sequence DNA encoding:
- the LOC103571287 gene encoding TBC1 domain family member 19, producing the protein MIKTDDIDKTAKKLTKEVQCMSNYKNLYNEIQRIVASSAVRKDNFKTTLLEALKNNGVETEIRNTVFHLTRAQGPLQSTTEIKSSNVDLNYLKKAQIQWERRIHKSLNSMCNELNVPLARIRPSADREELSDKWNELSTYDVDLSSYRPLYAPKDFLEVLFSVHDPTVKKQTNEPKWEFSHIQIRVKTLEQLRAAYAELSQGVALLGVNNDMPAVGNFINLEAERTDFGEKVISSNHAPIAQEFLKRGAPRALRGRLWSLVLGSVVKDTDRKYYEELKELVLQYDIMVDKLIIKDVQLTASNDDQYFVFEDVLYKTMLCFSRDSEVLAPVTNDRSAGGQVIHAILQGKPAALENTLVFPPSGVIPFHGFTMYATPFCYLYDDPCAMYYTFRAFYLRYWLRLHTVSSHEQGIVALSLLFERLLQCHEPQLWAHFRNMKIQPVKIVFKWLMRGFSGHLPPEQLLYLWDLILGYDSLEIIPLLAVTILSFRKENLLQVNNLVNVEAILADLSSLRVMPLLQLALIKD